The following coding sequences are from one bacterium BMS3Abin11 window:
- a CDS encoding smpA / OmlA family protein, protein MFKTVTAYLLGIFILSGCATTIKTNNLSIGMTKQEVIAVMGEPISTSAISGLEVFRYHLQTAEQIIWKGGHNEYFVRFVNGKVESYGKMGDFNSTKVPETKSTIDLNVNK, encoded by the coding sequence ATGTTTAAAACTGTTACAGCATATTTATTAGGAATATTTATCCTTTCCGGGTGCGCCACAACAATAAAAACTAACAACTTAAGTATCGGAATGACCAAACAAGAAGTGATCGCCGTAATGGGTGAACCGATCAGCACAAGCGCCATATCAGGTCTTGAGGTTTTTCGTTACCATCTTCAAACTGCAGAGCAAATTATATGGAAAGGTGGACACAATGAATATTTTGTTCGGTTCGTTAACGGAAAGGTTGAGTCGTACGGGAAAATGGGTGATTTTAATTCAACCAAAGTGCCGGAAACCAAATCAACAATAGACTTGAATGTAAACAAATAG
- a CDS encoding terminase small subunit produces MSTEQPRPGGYSIDIETGLTELEAKFVSEFVTSGGKKAKSAIAAGYAEGGARTRAWELLRKPKIIEAIARFRRGLYQHEATAAVMVLRDMMMDETASATVRKDIAFGFIDRAGDKLPTELILTDKRTPEEINEKLALLLSSSDEKGETEPFKH; encoded by the coding sequence ATGAGCACAGAACAACCAAGACCAGGCGGATATTCGATTGACATTGAAACCGGCTTAACTGAGTTAGAAGCCAAGTTTGTTAGTGAATTTGTTACTAGTGGTGGCAAAAAGGCAAAAAGTGCTATAGCAGCTGGATACGCAGAAGGGGGAGCTAGAACGAGAGCATGGGAGTTGCTACGCAAACCTAAGATAATAGAGGCTATAGCAAGGTTCAGGCGTGGGCTGTACCAACACGAGGCAACAGCTGCGGTTATGGTGTTAAGAGATATGATGATGGATGAAACAGCATCCGCAACAGTGAGAAAAGACATAGCCTTCGGATTCATAGATCGAGCTGGTGATAAGCTACCAACTGAGCTTATTCTTACTGATAAGCGCACACCTGAAGAGATCAACGAAAAGCTGGCTTTACTGCTCAGTAGTAGCGACGAAAAGGGCGAAACCGAGCCATTTAAGCACTAG
- the thiO gene encoding glycine oxidase — MPDKANTLIIGGGIIGLLTARELVKTGQSVTVLERNKGVGLESSWAGGGILSPLFPWRYPEAVNILSAYGHKKYPKLAADLFRATGVDPEYVRSGHLVLNTEEYDQAKKWSREFSRKVSYNQKAQFFSRINNKEIARIEPEVAENFLNAFWFPAMGQIRNPCLMKSLIKDLIQKGVKIITRANVEKINTAAGKVVSVETSVGKKSAENYLIAAGAWSALLLKDTGVSLDVEPVRGQMILFRAEPERLRTIIMNNGKYLIPRRDGHILAGSTLEYVGFNKEITDSAYSELWQAAVNMVPFLENAPVVNQWAGLRPGSTNGIPTIDRHPEFGNLVICTGHFRNGVIIGLGSARIAAELINDSNLNKLKITSGSPYSLL; from the coding sequence ATGCCTGACAAAGCGAATACCCTGATTATTGGCGGTGGGATCATTGGATTGCTCACAGCGCGAGAGTTAGTGAAGACCGGCCAGTCTGTAACGGTTCTGGAACGAAACAAAGGGGTAGGGCTGGAATCATCCTGGGCAGGTGGGGGTATTCTTTCACCTCTATTTCCATGGCGGTATCCGGAGGCAGTAAACATCCTTTCCGCTTATGGGCATAAAAAGTACCCGAAGCTTGCAGCCGATTTGTTTAGGGCTACGGGAGTAGACCCGGAATATGTTCGTTCAGGGCACCTGGTACTGAATACTGAAGAATATGATCAGGCAAAAAAATGGTCCAGAGAATTTAGCAGGAAAGTGTCGTACAACCAGAAGGCCCAATTCTTTTCACGAATAAACAATAAGGAAATCGCCAGAATTGAACCCGAGGTGGCGGAAAACTTTCTTAATGCTTTCTGGTTTCCTGCAATGGGACAGATCCGTAATCCGTGCTTAATGAAATCCCTTATCAAGGATCTAATACAAAAAGGGGTTAAAATTATCACACGAGCCAATGTTGAGAAAATTAATACTGCTGCGGGCAAAGTGGTAAGTGTTGAAACCAGTGTAGGCAAAAAATCGGCTGAGAACTACCTTATCGCGGCAGGTGCCTGGTCTGCTTTATTGTTGAAAGATACAGGCGTATCCCTTGATGTTGAACCCGTACGAGGGCAGATGATACTGTTTAGAGCAGAGCCGGAAAGATTACGCACAATAATAATGAATAATGGAAAATACCTGATACCAAGAAGAGATGGCCATATTCTTGCAGGCAGCACGCTGGAATACGTAGGCTTTAATAAAGAAATTACTGATTCTGCCTACAGTGAGCTTTGGCAGGCTGCGGTGAATATGGTACCTTTTCTTGAAAATGCGCCTGTTGTAAATCAGTGGGCCGGCCTGAGGCCTGGTTCTACAAATGGGATACCAACGATCGACAGGCATCCGGAATTTGGGAATCTTGTCATTTGTACCGGGCATTTCAGAAACGGGGTAATTATTGGGCTGGGATCAGCACGCATTGCAGCAGAACTTATTAATGATTCTAACTTAAACAAGTTAAAGATAACTTCAGGTTCTCCCTATAGTCTTCTGTAA
- the ispH gene encoding 4-hydroxy-3-methylbut-2-enyl diphosphate reductase yields MEILRASPRGFCAGVDRAIEIVERALEQIGAPIYVRHEVVHNRFVVNRLKQAGAVFVDELEDVPDGQTVIFSAHGVPLSVRFEAERRKLRIFDATCPLVTKVHREVTRHHANGYQCILIGHAGHPEVEGTIGQIGTGITLVEKPEDVEKLDLGEIKNLAYVTQTTLSIDDTANVIAALKRRYPNIQGPRKDDICYATQNRQDAVKRLAEKCDMVFVVGSTNSSNSNRLRELAEKKGVRSFLIDNEDEIDPEWLQDINILGITAGASAPEDLVEGVILRCQKLTSATVNDLAGPVENVTFALPVSLR; encoded by the coding sequence ATGGAAATATTACGAGCAAGTCCGCGCGGTTTTTGTGCTGGTGTTGATCGTGCCATAGAGATAGTTGAGCGTGCACTGGAACAGATTGGTGCGCCTATATATGTACGGCATGAAGTTGTTCACAATCGCTTCGTAGTCAACAGGCTGAAACAGGCAGGTGCTGTATTTGTCGATGAACTGGAAGATGTGCCGGATGGACAAACTGTAATATTCAGTGCACATGGTGTACCGCTTTCCGTCAGGTTTGAAGCAGAGCGGCGCAAGCTTAGAATATTTGATGCAACCTGTCCTTTAGTTACAAAAGTTCATAGAGAAGTCACGCGACATCATGCGAATGGTTACCAATGTATACTTATCGGTCATGCCGGTCACCCGGAAGTAGAAGGGACTATCGGTCAAATTGGCACTGGTATCACTCTGGTAGAGAAGCCAGAAGATGTCGAGAAGCTGGATCTGGGCGAAATCAAAAACCTGGCATATGTTACACAGACTACCTTGTCAATTGATGATACGGCAAATGTCATTGCTGCGTTAAAACGACGTTACCCCAATATCCAGGGGCCAAGGAAAGATGACATTTGTTATGCTACACAGAACAGACAGGATGCAGTTAAGAGACTGGCAGAAAAGTGTGACATGGTATTTGTTGTCGGGTCAACAAACAGCTCCAATTCGAACAGATTAAGAGAGCTGGCGGAGAAGAAGGGTGTGCGCTCCTTTCTAATCGATAATGAAGATGAGATCGATCCTGAATGGCTGCAGGATATAAACATACTTGGTATTACGGCGGGAGCTTCGGCTCCTGAAGACCTGGTCGAAGGAGTCATCCTGCGTTGTCAGAAGCTGACATCAGCAACGGTCAATGATCTTGCCGGGCCAGTAGAGAACGTCACTTTTGCCCTACCAGTTTCGTTGCGATAA
- the fkpB gene encoding FKBP-type 16 kDa peptidyl-prolyl cis-trans isomerase, with the protein MMDGNLIKADSKVTLRYAVSLADGTVIEETGDKPETIQLGQGEFIKELEQKLYGLAADDTDDIIIPALENLFGDYDESRIKQVDHAVFDDGAPAQQGTVIEFTLPNGSTVPGVVREVTDESVQVDFNHPLCGRDIMLSVDIVSVENS; encoded by the coding sequence ATGATGGATGGCAACCTTATTAAAGCCGACAGCAAGGTGACCCTGAGGTATGCAGTGTCGCTGGCGGATGGTACGGTCATTGAAGAGACAGGCGATAAGCCGGAAACGATTCAGCTTGGTCAGGGTGAATTTATAAAGGAACTGGAACAGAAACTTTATGGCCTGGCCGCGGACGATACCGATGATATTATCATCCCTGCACTGGAAAACTTGTTTGGTGACTATGATGAATCACGTATAAAGCAGGTTGACCATGCAGTATTTGATGATGGTGCGCCTGCGCAACAGGGAACCGTCATAGAATTTACACTGCCAAACGGTTCTACTGTACCCGGTGTCGTTCGTGAGGTGACTGATGAAAGTGTCCAGGTTGATTTCAATCACCCACTATGCGGCAGGGATATTATGTTATCTGTTGATATAGTTTCAGTGGAAAATTCCTGA
- the lspA gene encoding lipoprotein signal peptidase gives MSDADSSVAGSSTCDRAICTGSWLVLLIVIVDQLSKFLAEAFLVFHQPVAILPYLNFTLAYNTGAAFSFLHQAGGWQNTFFIIVAALISVALLVILYKTPRKELQISIALWLVLGGAIGNVIDRIRLQKVVDFIDFYIGQWHFATFNIADMAISVGAFLLIMDALNIHLIKYRQKR, from the coding sequence ATGTCTGATGCTGATTCATCCGTGGCAGGCAGCTCAACCTGTGATCGTGCAATCTGCACAGGCAGCTGGCTGGTTCTGCTTATTGTTATTGTCGATCAGCTTAGTAAATTCCTGGCTGAAGCATTTCTTGTTTTTCATCAGCCTGTAGCGATTCTCCCGTACCTGAATTTTACTCTGGCCTATAATACTGGTGCGGCATTCAGCTTTTTGCACCAGGCAGGGGGTTGGCAGAATACATTTTTCATTATAGTTGCAGCTCTGATATCTGTCGCACTGCTGGTAATTTTATATAAGACACCACGTAAGGAATTACAAATCAGTATTGCCCTCTGGCTGGTACTGGGTGGTGCAATTGGCAATGTTATCGATCGTATACGTTTGCAGAAGGTGGTGGATTTCATCGATTTTTATATAGGCCAATGGCATTTCGCCACTTTTAATATTGCTGATATGGCAATTAGTGTCGGTGCTTTCCTGTTGATCATGGATGCGCTAAATATCCATCTTATTAAATACAGGCAGAAGCGATGA
- the ileS gene encoding isoleucine--tRNA ligase, producing the protein MTDYKTTINLPKTGFSMKANLANREPEFLKGWGQKLYQRIRDERATAPKYILHDGPPYANGDIHIGHAVNKILKDIIIKSRTLDGFDAPFIPGWDCHGLPIELQVEKKFGKAGVKIDANSFRQKCREYAQKQVDRQREDFKRLGVLADWDNPYLTMAPENEAEIVRSLGRIMEQGHLFQGAMPVHWCTDCRSALAEAEVEYQDKSSLAIDVAFRAVDGASVCKAFSYDSSDEAVSFVIWTTTPWTLPANQAIALHPDLDYVLVRFNEKYTGLYVFATDLLDSVLTRYGIEDYVQLANTSGQALEGVELEHPFYDRVVPVILGEHVTTEAGTGEVHIAPGHGQEDFIAGRKYGLKVDNPVAGNGVFVEGTPLFAGEYVFKANAHVVEVLQEQKALLFSELITHSYPHCWRHKTPIIFRATPQWFISMDQAGLRDRALDEINKVRWLPEWGQARIKGMIESRPNWCISRQRHWGAPIALFVHVQTGALHPRSNEILMQVADCIEQGGVEAWFEMDAAELLGDEADDYQKIPDILDVWFDSGVSHAFVLDKRAGHSSPADLYLEGSDQHRGWFQSSMLSSVAMKGSAPYKTVLTHGFVVDADGNKMSKSKGNVVAPQKIINSMGADIIRLWVAATDFRNEMTISDEIIKRIADAYRRIRNTNRFLLGNLDGFDPASDAVNIADLIEIDAWAIARCQEIDDLVIKAYEDFSFHHVYQAVLQFCVNDMGGFYLDILKDRLYTTPAGSRARRSAQTAMTHILESLVRWMAPVLSFTAEEIWSYMPGNRDDSIFLQQWHKLPAIESNASLLKRWQVVTVLRDGVSQALEALRKEGVIGSPLDAEVSIYTEGRTLELLQSFADECRFIFITSYVHVYRIEDGNGNGKELTNWTHSLDDWDDDIVAIEVSATEKEKCIRCWHHREDVGSHPQHPEICGRCIENLEAEGEVRHYV; encoded by the coding sequence ATGACCGATTACAAGACGACCATCAACCTGCCTAAAACTGGCTTTTCAATGAAAGCCAATCTGGCCAATCGTGAACCGGAATTTCTGAAAGGATGGGGGCAGAAGCTCTATCAGCGAATTCGTGATGAACGCGCTACTGCACCTAAATATATATTGCATGATGGCCCACCTTACGCCAATGGTGACATTCATATCGGCCATGCGGTCAATAAGATCCTGAAAGATATCATCATTAAATCCCGTACTCTTGATGGTTTTGATGCGCCCTTCATTCCCGGCTGGGATTGTCACGGCTTACCAATCGAGCTACAGGTGGAAAAAAAATTCGGTAAGGCCGGTGTCAAGATTGATGCCAACAGCTTCCGTCAGAAATGCCGCGAATATGCACAGAAACAGGTAGATCGCCAGCGCGAGGATTTCAAGCGTCTGGGTGTACTGGCCGACTGGGATAATCCTTATCTGACGATGGCACCGGAAAATGAAGCTGAAATCGTCCGTTCCTTAGGACGCATAATGGAACAGGGCCATCTCTTTCAGGGTGCGATGCCTGTACACTGGTGTACGGATTGTAGATCTGCACTGGCTGAGGCTGAAGTGGAGTATCAGGATAAATCATCACTGGCAATAGATGTTGCCTTTCGTGCAGTCGATGGGGCCTCTGTTTGTAAAGCCTTTTCTTACGATTCCAGCGATGAAGCAGTTTCCTTTGTTATCTGGACTACTACACCCTGGACACTGCCTGCAAATCAGGCCATTGCATTACACCCGGATCTGGATTATGTGCTTGTCAGGTTTAATGAAAAATATACAGGACTCTATGTCTTCGCAACGGATCTGCTTGATTCGGTTTTAACCCGCTACGGGATTGAAGATTATGTACAGCTTGCAAATACAAGTGGTCAGGCACTGGAAGGTGTAGAACTTGAACACCCATTTTATGACCGTGTGGTACCTGTTATCCTGGGTGAGCATGTGACAACTGAAGCGGGTACCGGTGAGGTACATATTGCCCCCGGTCATGGTCAGGAAGATTTCATTGCGGGAAGAAAATATGGCCTGAAAGTTGATAATCCTGTTGCGGGTAATGGGGTCTTTGTTGAGGGTACACCGTTATTTGCCGGCGAGTATGTGTTCAAGGCGAATGCACATGTCGTTGAAGTGCTGCAGGAACAGAAAGCCCTGTTATTCTCAGAATTAATCACGCACAGCTATCCACATTGCTGGCGCCATAAAACACCCATTATTTTCCGCGCTACACCACAATGGTTCATCAGCATGGATCAGGCAGGACTGCGTGATCGTGCGCTGGATGAAATAAATAAAGTTCGCTGGTTACCCGAATGGGGACAGGCCCGTATCAAAGGCATGATCGAGAGCCGACCCAACTGGTGTATCTCCCGACAACGGCACTGGGGTGCACCGATTGCCCTGTTTGTTCATGTTCAAACGGGCGCACTGCACCCGCGTAGCAATGAAATCCTGATGCAGGTGGCTGACTGCATCGAGCAGGGCGGGGTAGAGGCCTGGTTTGAAATGGATGCAGCGGAACTGCTCGGTGATGAGGCGGATGATTATCAGAAAATCCCCGATATCCTGGATGTCTGGTTTGATTCAGGTGTTTCTCATGCCTTTGTGCTGGATAAAAGAGCCGGTCATTCATCCCCTGCTGATCTCTATCTGGAAGGCTCTGACCAGCACCGGGGCTGGTTCCAGTCATCGATGTTGAGTTCGGTTGCAATGAAAGGCAGCGCACCCTATAAGACGGTCTTGACGCATGGTTTTGTTGTCGATGCAGACGGTAACAAGATGTCCAAATCAAAAGGTAATGTGGTTGCCCCGCAGAAAATCATCAACTCCATGGGTGCCGACATTATTCGTCTGTGGGTGGCGGCGACAGATTTCCGCAATGAGATGACGATCTCTGATGAAATCATCAAACGTATTGCTGACGCCTACCGCCGCATACGTAATACCAACCGCTTTCTGCTAGGTAATCTGGACGGTTTCGATCCGGCATCTGATGCGGTAAATATTGCAGACCTGATCGAAATTGACGCATGGGCGATAGCCCGCTGTCAGGAAATTGATGACCTGGTGATAAAGGCCTATGAAGATTTTTCCTTTCATCATGTCTATCAGGCTGTGCTGCAGTTCTGTGTCAACGATATGGGTGGTTTTTATCTGGATATCCTTAAAGACAGGTTGTATACCACGCCTGCAGGAAGTAGGGCTCGGCGTTCAGCGCAGACGGCAATGACTCACATACTGGAGTCCCTGGTGCGCTGGATGGCGCCGGTGTTGAGTTTTACTGCTGAAGAAATCTGGTCATATATGCCGGGCAACAGAGATGACAGCATATTCCTTCAGCAGTGGCATAAATTGCCTGCAATTGAGAGCAATGCTTCCTTATTAAAACGCTGGCAGGTTGTCACAGTCCTTAGAGATGGTGTATCACAGGCTCTGGAAGCACTGCGCAAAGAAGGTGTTATTGGCTCACCACTGGATGCGGAAGTAAGCATCTATACGGAAGGCCGGACACTGGAATTACTGCAGTCATTCGCTGATGAATGCCGTTTTATTTTTATCACCTCCTATGTACATGTTTATCGCATCGAAGATGGAAATGGAAATGGCAAAGAACTGACAAACTGGACACACTCCCTGGATGACTGGGATGATGATATTGTGGCAATAGAGGTCAGTGCGACAGAAAAAGAAAAATGTATACGTTGCTGGCATCACCGTGAAGATGTTGGCAGCCATCCGCAGCACCCCGAAATTTGTGGTCGCTGTATTGAAAATTTAGAAGCTGAGGGTGAGGTCAGGCATTATGTCTGA
- the ribF gene encoding riboflavin biosynthesis protein RibF has product MELIFGLHNLKPAETPCVATIGNFDGVHLGHQAVIGQLAEKAAAMNLPTTLITFEPTPAEYFAGDYAPARLSTFREKYVTLKRFAIDRILVLPFNQRLASMAADEFIQQILIDGLAIRYLVVGDDFRFGKDRAGDFHLLRQSGKDNNFTVVSMPSFCVDGERVSSSAIRQALADGNFDRSERMLGRHYHMTGKVAQGDKRGRQWGFPTANINMKRKVIPLRGIFAVEVFGLDREPVFGVANLGTRPTVCGMRTLLEVHLFDFDEQIYGRRINVVFRHKIREEIRFETFDALKEQIALDVISAREYFSTI; this is encoded by the coding sequence TTGGAATTAATCTTTGGCCTACATAACTTAAAGCCCGCAGAAACCCCCTGTGTAGCAACCATTGGGAATTTCGACGGAGTGCACCTGGGCCATCAGGCTGTCATTGGGCAGTTGGCGGAAAAGGCCGCAGCGATGAACCTGCCTACTACACTGATAACCTTTGAACCCACACCGGCTGAGTATTTTGCCGGGGATTACGCTCCTGCGAGGCTATCTACTTTCCGTGAGAAATATGTCACGCTAAAACGCTTTGCCATTGACCGGATTCTGGTTTTACCTTTCAATCAACGGCTGGCATCAATGGCAGCAGATGAATTTATCCAGCAGATTTTGATTGATGGGCTAGCGATTCGTTATCTGGTCGTCGGCGATGATTTCCGCTTTGGTAAGGATCGAGCTGGAGACTTCCATCTACTGAGACAATCTGGAAAAGATAACAATTTTACAGTCGTGTCTATGCCAAGCTTCTGCGTCGATGGCGAACGGGTAAGCAGCTCGGCTATCAGGCAGGCCCTGGCAGATGGTAACTTTGATCGCTCTGAGCGCATGCTGGGCCGTCACTACCATATGACGGGTAAGGTCGCCCAGGGTGATAAACGTGGCCGTCAGTGGGGTTTTCCTACTGCGAACATAAATATGAAGCGCAAGGTCATACCTTTACGTGGAATCTTTGCGGTAGAAGTATTCGGTCTTGACCGTGAGCCGGTATTCGGTGTTGCCAATCTCGGTACACGTCCGACTGTTTGTGGCATGCGAACTCTACTTGAAGTCCATTTGTTCGACTTTGATGAACAGATTTATGGCAGGCGGATCAATGTGGTATTTCGCCACAAGATTCGAGAAGAAATACGTTTCGAAACTTTTGATGCCCTGAAAGAGCAGATTGCGCTAGACGTTATCAGTGCCAGAGAGTATTTTTCGACGATTTGA
- the rlmI gene encoding ribosomal RNA large subunit methyltransferase I: MKTIILKSKAGRRFKQGHPWVFSNELEKPAERPEAGDIVSLRQQDGAFLAYGFYHPNSLIAFRALTGEEELPGEAFFSQLIDQAISLREKVYPQSNARRLIHSESDGLPGLIVDQFDDVLSVQINSAGMERLIEMLLPILKQKMSAKNIVMRNDSSLRNLEGLRQYTAVWQSDEKEVAADITENTIHYHVDVINGQKTGFFIDQRENRFAFRRFIEEGDRVLDAFCNDGGFALNALVAGAAHVDAVDVSESALARAEKNASLNNLSERIQFSKVDVMKWLPGLKPETLYDVVNLDPPTFASNRKSIPVARKAYRKLHGSAMQVLKAGGILSTACCSHHISEEDFLDSIQQAAIRTGRQCQMLFRGGPPADHPVLLSMPESGYLKFHIFRVL; this comes from the coding sequence ATGAAAACTATCATCCTCAAAAGCAAAGCTGGCAGACGGTTTAAGCAGGGGCATCCATGGGTATTCAGCAACGAATTAGAAAAACCGGCTGAACGTCCGGAGGCTGGAGACATTGTCAGCCTGCGCCAGCAGGATGGAGCTTTTCTGGCTTACGGTTTTTATCATCCCAACTCACTGATTGCATTTCGTGCATTGACAGGAGAAGAAGAACTGCCTGGTGAAGCCTTCTTCTCACAACTGATCGATCAGGCCATCTCACTGAGAGAAAAGGTTTACCCACAATCGAATGCCCGACGTCTCATCCATTCTGAAAGCGATGGTTTACCGGGGTTGATTGTTGATCAGTTCGATGATGTATTGAGTGTGCAGATCAACTCTGCAGGCATGGAACGACTCATTGAAATGCTGTTGCCTATACTCAAACAGAAGATGTCAGCGAAAAACATCGTCATGCGTAATGATTCCTCTCTTAGAAACCTGGAAGGTCTCAGGCAGTACACAGCTGTCTGGCAGTCGGATGAAAAAGAGGTGGCAGCGGATATTACAGAAAATACTATCCATTACCATGTTGATGTCATCAATGGTCAAAAAACAGGTTTCTTCATAGATCAGCGAGAGAATCGCTTTGCCTTCAGGCGATTTATTGAGGAAGGAGACCGGGTCCTTGATGCCTTCTGTAATGATGGTGGATTTGCTCTTAATGCGCTGGTTGCCGGTGCTGCACATGTCGATGCGGTTGATGTTTCTGAATCGGCCCTGGCCAGGGCAGAAAAAAATGCCAGTCTCAATAATCTAAGTGAAAGGATCCAGTTCAGTAAAGTAGATGTGATGAAATGGTTGCCGGGTTTGAAGCCGGAAACCTTGTATGATGTAGTCAATCTTGATCCACCGACCTTCGCATCAAACCGTAAATCCATACCTGTAGCCCGCAAGGCCTACAGAAAATTGCATGGTTCAGCTATGCAGGTGTTGAAGGCAGGCGGTATTCTCTCTACAGCTTGCTGTTCACACCATATTTCTGAAGAAGATTTTCTTGATTCTATTCAGCAGGCAGCTATTCGGACTGGACGCCAGTGTCAGATGCTGTTTCGCGGTGGCCCACCGGCAGATCATCCTGTGTTATTGTCCATGCCGGAATCAGGTTATCTAAAATTTCATATTTTTCGAGTGCTATAG